The Halosimplex litoreum genome has a window encoding:
- a CDS encoding pyridoxamine 5'-phosphate oxidase family protein has protein sequence MTDAEEIEMDAAECDQFLGSGGTGVLSLSTTGDEPPDAVPVSYGYDAERRVFHFRISLGHEDDPGDLAGRAVTFVAYGDGDGNGRWRSVVARGRLQSAEEEGIATETLAEMERVDIPLVDVFEEPLRMVSFDFFRLDPEEFTGRRESLVNE, from the coding sequence ATGACCGACGCCGAAGAGATCGAGATGGACGCGGCGGAGTGCGACCAGTTCCTGGGGAGCGGCGGAACGGGAGTGCTCTCGCTCTCGACGACGGGGGACGAACCGCCGGACGCCGTCCCGGTGTCGTACGGCTACGACGCGGAGCGTCGCGTGTTTCACTTCCGTATCTCCCTCGGTCACGAGGACGACCCCGGTGACCTGGCCGGGCGTGCGGTAACGTTCGTCGCGTACGGCGACGGCGACGGGAACGGGCGCTGGCGGAGCGTCGTCGCGCGCGGTCGGCTCCAGAGCGCCGAGGAGGAGGGGATCGCCACCGAGACGCTGGCCGAGATGGAGCGGGTCGATATCCCGCTGGTCGACGTGTTCGAGGAGCCGCTGCGGATGGTGTCGTTCGATTTCTTCCGGCTCGACCCCGAGGAGTTCACCGGCCGGCGCGAGTCGCTCGTCAACGAGTGA
- a CDS encoding VIT1/CCC1 transporter family protein, which translates to MSALDRARRLLGKEDVLSIARRYFVSNGFDGTLTAIGVVVGAVLSGVPDGATVLKIGAGAAVGLGTSAVWSVWEIERAETRAEIRRVERAMLTDLDDTRIQREQSGARIVHAVASGLGPLIGILITLLPFLVEGTVFSMVEAALASVALGIAVLGAFGAYMGSISGQRWYVAAARMGLAGLVVAVINVFLPG; encoded by the coding sequence GTGTCCGCCCTCGACCGCGCCCGTCGCCTGCTCGGCAAGGAGGACGTGCTCTCGATCGCCCGCCGCTACTTCGTCTCGAACGGCTTCGACGGGACGCTCACCGCTATCGGCGTCGTCGTCGGCGCGGTCCTCTCGGGCGTGCCCGACGGCGCGACCGTCCTCAAGATCGGCGCCGGCGCGGCGGTCGGGCTCGGCACCTCGGCGGTGTGGAGCGTCTGGGAGATCGAACGCGCCGAGACCCGCGCGGAGATCCGCCGCGTCGAGCGGGCGATGCTCACCGATCTCGACGACACGCGCATCCAGCGCGAACAGAGCGGTGCCCGGATCGTCCACGCGGTCGCCAGCGGCCTCGGCCCGCTCATCGGCATCCTGATCACGCTCCTGCCGTTCCTCGTCGAGGGGACCGTCTTCTCGATGGTCGAAGCGGCGCTCGCTTCCGTCGCGCTCGGTATCGCCGTCCTCGGCGCGTTCGGCGCGTACATGGGCTCGATATCCGGTCAGCGCTGGTACGTCGCCGCCGCCCGGATGGGGCTGGCGGGGCTGGTCGTCGCAGTCATCAACGTCTTCCTGCCGGGCTGA
- a CDS encoding DUF211 domain-containing protein: protein MAPVRRLVVDVLKPHDPPLLAFTEHLGDLDSVEGASTSLVELDQEVQNVKVTLEGEDLDFDAVESAVEELSGTIHSVDEVACGDYVVEDRPTPQDG, encoded by the coding sequence ATGGCACCAGTCCGCCGACTCGTCGTCGACGTGTTGAAACCGCACGACCCGCCACTGCTCGCGTTCACCGAGCACCTGGGCGACCTCGACTCGGTCGAGGGCGCGAGCACGTCGCTCGTCGAACTCGACCAAGAGGTCCAGAACGTCAAAGTCACGCTGGAGGGTGAGGACCTGGACTTCGACGCCGTCGAGTCGGCCGTCGAGGAGTTGAGCGGGACGATCCACTCGGTCGACGAGGTCGCATGCGGCGACTACGTCGTCGAGGACCGCCCCACGCCACAGGACGGCTGA
- a CDS encoding universal stress protein: MYDTILVPTDGSDPANRAVEHALEIAEQFGATVHTMYVVDTDRYGEPALSSAEIVLQQLEEDGRELVGDIADRADSHGVAVETRVCHGAPHEEIVTYADEIDADLVILGYQGHSHHVEGHMGSVADRVAHAAGRPVLTA; encoded by the coding sequence ATGTACGACACCATCCTCGTCCCGACCGACGGGAGCGACCCGGCCAACCGCGCCGTCGAGCACGCCCTGGAGATCGCCGAGCAGTTCGGCGCGACCGTCCACACGATGTACGTCGTCGACACCGACCGCTACGGCGAGCCCGCCCTGAGCAGCGCCGAGATCGTCCTCCAGCAACTCGAGGAGGACGGCCGGGAACTCGTCGGCGATATCGCCGACCGGGCGGACAGCCACGGCGTCGCCGTCGAGACGCGGGTCTGCCACGGCGCGCCCCACGAGGAGATCGTCACCTACGCCGACGAGATCGACGCCGACCTCGTGATCCTGGGCTATCAGGGCCACTCCCACCACGTGGAGGGCCACATGGGGAGCGTCGCCGATAGAGTCGCCCACGCGGCCGGCCGCCCGGTGTTGACCGCCTGA
- a CDS encoding lysylphosphatidylglycerol synthase domain-containing protein, translating into MSSATHRSGGSGGRAARTVLTVVATLSAVVGAVALVGPDAIGAALADADAGTVALVAGVAVAVLVARGLALRVLLGVLGYDAPVSRVLGAYVATTVVSTVVPGGQAGGAPVNGLLVARSSDADYEDGVAAVVAVGALTNVLVGAFGVLGVGYLLATAGRADVAALAAVGVGLCALAAAGAVALWRVRDRAAARTVSLAARLAAALGVVPRVTPPDRGTIAERVGRFRSALSRLRGGSPRQLAALVALLAVAHGLTVVALWLSFRAVGEPVAVGVLLAVIPAAVAAAVVPAPGASGVDAALVGLLAAGTSAVAPVAAGAVLVYRVATSGPALVAGATAVAAMASLGWFRGPDPDAGADSD; encoded by the coding sequence GTGAGCTCGGCGACCCACCGGTCCGGGGGTTCCGGCGGCCGTGCCGCGCGCACCGTCCTCACGGTCGTCGCGACGCTCTCGGCCGTCGTCGGGGCCGTCGCGCTCGTCGGTCCCGACGCGATAGGGGCGGCGCTGGCCGACGCGGACGCCGGGACGGTCGCGCTGGTCGCCGGCGTCGCGGTCGCGGTGCTGGTCGCCAGGGGGCTCGCGCTGCGCGTCCTGTTGGGGGTCCTCGGTTACGACGCGCCGGTGAGTCGCGTACTCGGCGCGTACGTCGCGACGACGGTCGTCAGCACGGTCGTCCCGGGTGGCCAGGCCGGTGGAGCACCCGTCAACGGCCTGCTCGTCGCCCGCTCGTCCGACGCCGACTACGAGGACGGCGTCGCAGCGGTCGTCGCCGTCGGTGCGCTCACCAACGTCCTCGTCGGCGCCTTCGGCGTCCTCGGAGTCGGGTACCTGCTGGCGACCGCCGGCCGCGCCGACGTGGCCGCGCTGGCGGCCGTCGGCGTCGGGCTGTGCGCGCTGGCCGCGGCGGGCGCGGTCGCTCTCTGGCGGGTCCGCGACCGCGCGGCCGCTCGGACCGTCTCGCTGGCCGCCCGACTCGCCGCCGCGCTCGGGGTCGTCCCCCGCGTCACCCCGCCCGACCGGGGGACCATCGCCGAGCGGGTCGGTCGGTTCCGGAGCGCGCTCTCACGCCTGCGCGGTGGGTCGCCCCGCCAACTCGCGGCGCTCGTCGCCCTGCTCGCCGTCGCCCACGGGCTGACCGTCGTCGCGTTGTGGCTCTCGTTCCGCGCGGTCGGCGAGCCGGTCGCGGTCGGCGTCCTCCTGGCCGTGATCCCGGCTGCGGTCGCGGCCGCGGTCGTTCCGGCCCCCGGCGCCAGCGGCGTCGACGCCGCGCTGGTCGGCCTGCTCGCGGCGGGCACGAGCGCCGTCGCGCCGGTCGCCGCCGGCGCCGTCCTCGTCTATCGCGTCGCCACGTCGGGGCCCGCTCTGGTCGCGGGCGCCACGGCCGTCGCCGCGATGGCGTCGCTGGGGTGGTTCCGCGGCCCCGACCCGGACGCCGGCGCCGACTCCGACTGA